In Musa acuminata AAA Group cultivar baxijiao chromosome BXJ3-9, Cavendish_Baxijiao_AAA, whole genome shotgun sequence, a single genomic region encodes these proteins:
- the LOC135648271 gene encoding phospholipid-transporting ATPase 1-like, which produces MTSGQPLLFSPYGADSFKQVPAQQPTSVSCSCLGPSDSFSFSTFDDHKNHSSDLVDEVEAISFEESGFSQRQIVDVSNTSLNKDQLLWSESEFVEQSELECARQDGRQLVSWGVMELQGFSSSLEMPSSSSSSRQEKLDKSQQIHHKSLCPEEPCSAEDNSRLIYINDPRRTNNKYEFTGNEIRTSKYTVITFLPKNLFIQFHRLAYIYFLVIAGLNQLPPLAVFGRTVSLFPLLFVLFVTAIKDGYEDWRRHRSDRKENNREALILQSGEFGMKKWKKLRVGEVVKICADESIPCDMVLLGTSDPNGIAYIQTMNLDGESNLKTRYARQETVCMVQEGNFSGLIRCEQPNRNIYEFTANMEFNGHRIPLGQSNIVLRGCQLKNTEWIIGVVVYAGQETKAMLNSTVSPSKRSRLESYMNRETLWLSVFLCIMCAVVATGMGLWLERHVHQLDSLSYYRKKYFTNDRYNGKDFKYYGIPMEVFFSFLSSVIVFQIMIPISLYITMELVRLGQSYFMIEDRHMYDSSSDTRFQCRSLNINEDLGQIRYIFSDKTGTLTENKMEFRRASVYGKDYGNFLHHSNRTSHETITEGELERQRQNLPSEISVDPDLLALLRRGIEGEERIAAHDFFLTLAACNTVIPMVKRNPCPNSSNKVVEAGEIDYQGESPDEQALVVAASSYGYTLLERTTGHVVVNVNGKKIRLDVLGLHEFDSVRKRMSVVIRFPNNAVKVLVKGADSSMLSILDEKNEKTAKIKQMTEHHLSDYSSQGLRTLVIAARDLHDAEFEEWQERYEEASTSLTERSTKLRQAAALVEHNLDLLGATAIEDKLQDGVPEAIESLRQAGIKVWVLTGDKQETAISIGLSCRLLTPNMHQIIINGTSEDECRCLLANAKAKCGIKSAEPRDGTLKLKKFDYDFVDNADDKRTSSVSIPETGKQNLRYTGGGDHESNHCGDKLAGSDDISLALIIDGNSLVYILEKDLEPELFDLATSCRVVLCCRVAPLQKAGIVDLIKSRTNDMTLAIGDGANDVSMIQMADVGVGICGQEGRQAVMASDFAMGQFCFLKRLLLVHGHWNYQRVGYLVLYNFYRNAVFVLMLFWYVLCAAFSTISAVTDWSSVFYSVIYTSVPTIVVGILDKDLSHKTLLCYPKLYGAGYRQESYNLHLFWITMLDTLWQSLVLFYVPLFTYRNSSIDIWSMGSLWTISVVVLVNVHLAMDIQRWVLITHVATWGSIVITYMCMVIIDSIPIFPNYWTIYHLATSRTYWLTILLTTILALLPRFFCKVIHQIFWPSDIQIAREAEILRKGSDQVGLKPDHDINGRV; this is translated from the exons ATGACATCGGGCCAGCCCTTGCTCTTTTCACCCTATGGTGCAGATTCCTTTAAACAAGTCCCAGCTCAACAGCCGACGTCTGTATCTTGTAGCTGTCTTGGCCCATCCGATTCCTTCTCTTTTTCCACTTTCGATGACCATAAAAATCACTCTTCGGACTTAGTCGATGAAGTAGAAGCCATCTCGTTTGAAGAGAGTGGTTTTTCTCAAAGACAAATAGTAGATGTCTCTAACACCAGCCTGAACAAGGACCAGCTTCTCTGGTCAGAATCTGAGTTTGTTGAGCAATCAGAGCTGGAATGCGCCCGTCAAGACGGAAGGCAACTGGTTTCTTGGGGTGTGATGGAGCTGCAAGGCTTTTCGTCATCCCTAGagatgccttcttcttcttcttcttccagacAGGAGAAGTTGGACAAATCTCAGCAGATCCACCATAAGAGTTTGTGCCCGGAAGAACCATGCTCGGCTGAGGATAATTCTAGATTGATATATATCAACGACCCGAGGAGGACAAATAACAAATATGAGTTCACAGGGAACGAGATCCGGACTAGCAAGTATACTGTAATCACGTTCCTGCCAAAGAATTTGTTCATCCAATTCCACCGACTGGCTTATATTTATTTCCTTGTCATTGCTGGTCTAAATCAACTTCCTCCTCTAGCTGTTTTTGGGAGAACAGTCTCTCTTTTCCCGCTGTTATTTGTGCTGTTTGTGACTGCTATAAAAGATGGCTATGAAGACTGGCGGAGACACAGATCCGACCGGAAAGAGAATAATCGAGAAGCTTTAATTCTTCAATCAGGTGAATTTGGAATGAAGAAATGGAAAAAATTACGTGTTGGAGAGGTTGTTAAAATTTGTGCAGACGAGAGTATACCTTGTGACATGGTCTTGTTGGGAACAAGTGATCCAAATGGAATTGCATACATTCAGACAATGAATTTAGATGGAGAATCAAATCTAAAGACAAGATATGCTCGGCAAGAGACTGTGTGCATGGTCCAGGAAGGAAATTTTTCTGGTCTGATCAGGTGCGAGCAACCTAATAGGAATATTTATGAATTTACAGCAAATATGGAATTTAATGGGCACAGAATCCCACTTGGTCAGTCAAACATTGTTCTACGAGGTTGCCAGCTAAAAAATACAGAATGGATTATTGGGGTTGTGGTATATGCTGGCCAGGAAACAAAAGCAATGTTGAATAGCACAGTGTCACCTTCAAAAAGGAGCAGATTGGAAAGCTACATGAACAGGGAGACCCTTTGGCTTTCTGTTTTTCTATGTATCATGTGTGCAGTTGTGGCAACTGGAATGGGGTTATGGCTTGAACGCCACGTGCACCAGCTCGATTCTCTATCTTATTACAGGAAGAAGTACTTTACAAATGATCGCTATAATggtaaagattttaaatattacgGAATTCCTATGGAGGTATTTTTCTCATTTTTGAGCTCTGTTATTGTGTTCCAAATCATGATACCTATATCTCTGTACATCACAATGGAGCTAGTTCGGTTGGGGCAGTCATACTTCATGATCGAGGATAGACATATGTATGATAGCAGTTCAGATACAAGGTTTCAGTGTAGATCCTTGAATATAAATGAGGATCTGGGACAGATACGATACATTTTTTCAGATAAGACTGGTACATTAACTGAGAACAAAATGGAGTTTAGAAGGGCCAGTGTCTATGGGAAGGATTATGGAAACTTCTTGCATCATAGTAATCGTACATCACATGAAACTATCACTGAAG GGGAATTGGAAAGACAAAGGCAGAATCTCCCATCAGAAATCAGTGTAGACCCCGATCTCCTTGCATTACTTCGGAGAGGCATAGAAGGAGAGGAGAGAATTGCTGCTCACGACTTTTTCCTCACTTTGGCTGCCTGTAACACTGTCATTCCTATGGTTAAAAGAAATCCATGTCCTAATTCTTCTAATAAGGTGGTGGAGGCTGGAGAAATTGATTATCAGGGTGAATCACCTGATGAGCAAGCATTGGTTGTTGCAGCTTCATCATATGGATACACCCTCCTTGAGCGAACAACTGGTCATGTGGTTGTTAATGTCAATGGCAAGAAGATAAG GTTAGATGTGCTTGGTCTGCACGAATTTGATAGTGTCCGGAAAAGAATGTCTGTTGtcataagatttcccaacaatgctgTGAAAGTTCTTGTCAAGGGTGCTGACAGCTCAATGCTCAGTATTCTGGATGAGAAGAATGAAAAAACTGCCAAAATAAAACAAATGACAGAACACCATTTGTCTGATTACTCGTCacagggtcttcggactcttgtaaTTGCTGCAAGGGACCTACATGATGCAGAATTTGAGGAATGGCAGGAAAGATATGAAGAGGCTAGCACTTCGTTAACAGAGAGATCAACGAAGCTACGTCAAGCAGCGGCTCTAGTTGAGCACAATTTAGATCTCCTTGGAGCTACTGCTATTGAGGACAAGTTGCAAGATGGTGTCCCTGAAGCCATAGAATCCCTTCGGCAAGCAGGAATAAAGGTCTGGGTTCTGACAGGAGATAAGCAGGAAACTGCTATCTCAATAGGTCTCTCGTGCCGGCTTTTGACTCCTAATATGCATCAAATTATCATAAATGGCACTTCAGAAGATGAATGCAGGTGCCTTTTAGCTAATGCAAAAGCGAAATGTGGAATAAAATCAGCAGAACCTAGAGATGGAACATTaaaattgaagaaatttgattatgattttgttGATAATGCTGATGACAAAAGAACTTCTAGTGTTTCAATACCTGAAACAGGAAAGCAGAATCTCAGATATACCGGAGGGGGTGATCATGAGTCAAATCATTGTGGAGACAAGCTTGCAGGTTCTGACGATATTTCCTTGGCACTTATAATAGATGGAAATAGTCTGGTGTACATATTGGAGAAAGATCTTGAGCCAGAG CTTTTTGATTTGGCAACTTCCTGTAGAGTTGTTCTTTGCTGTCGTGTTGCTCCTCTACAAAAAGCTGGGATAGTTGATTTGATAAAAAGCAGGACAAATGACATGACTCTGGCTATTGGTGATG GAGCAAATGATGTTTCAATGATCCAAATGGCAGATGTTGGTGTTGGAATTTGTGGCCAGGAAGGCCGTCAGGCGGTTATGGCTTCAGATTTTGCTATGGGGCAGTTTTGCTTCCTGAAAAGATTACTCCTTGTGCATGGACATTGGAATTATCAGCGGGTTGGCTATTTGGTTTTATACAACTTCTACCGAAATGCTGTTTTCGTCTTAATGCTTTTCTG GTATGTCTTATGTGCAGCATTTTCAACAATTTCAGCTGTGACTGATTGGAGCAGTGTATTCTACTCGGTCATCTATACATCTGTTCCTACAATAGTTGTTGGTATTCTGGACAAGGACTTGAGCCATAAAACTCTCCTCTGTTATCCAAAACTTTATGGAGCAGGATATAGACAAGAGAGCTATAATTTGCACCTCTTCTGGATCACAATGCTTGATACTTTGTGGCAAAGTCTTGTTCTTTTTTATGTACCTCTCTTCACATACAGAAACAGTTCAATCGATATCTGGAGTATGGGCAGTTTGTGGACTATTTCTGTTGTTGTTCTTGTGAATGTTCACTTGGCCATGGACATCCAACGTTGGGTATTGATTACTCATGTTGCAACTTGGGGTTCTATAGTCATTACATATATGTGCATGGTGATAATAGATTCCATACCAATTTTCCCAAACTACTG GACAATATATCATCTGGCAACTTCAAGGACTTATTGGCTCACTATTCTTCTTACAACAATTTTAGCATTACTTCCTCGCTTTTTTTGCAAAGTGATCCATCAGATTTTTTGGCCATCTGACATTCAAATTGCGAGAGAAGCTGAGATATTAAGGAAAGGTTCTGACCAAGTTGGCTTGAAACCTGATCATGATATCAATGGACGAGTATAG